In Lutra lutra chromosome 13, mLutLut1.2, whole genome shotgun sequence, one genomic interval encodes:
- the LOC125083290 gene encoding uncharacterized protein LOC125083290: MGPASGRSPNGVETQTENTECWNSSPLAGSECQAGSFRFRKLSAPLAEKQQRVVRARRMVCARPSHQSGRCTEPERVHGGFKTEAFICIHPSGENATCQGITDAPQRQDRGGVYGRVRQSVRGATVWALGWQRVPLDEGQASLGEALVTVHTCRLLLQPRRRFKVQSPTCHHCPRGEGQSVAAAFANVFQHNIQHKVIAKNFALQIILFTLAYSEKTVNRYFKLISKNYLGHHQTRVTVSYSQESNVMCVTVQWEKRSFLPTATLGLLRASCVPHPGLRLSRAPLLLREGSPFSNRPGPRSGTGRFLPRPGYPSYSAWSGNESNRPLRECYAARRPACGAVEQTG; encoded by the coding sequence CTCACCACTTGCAGGGTCAGAGTGCCAGGCTGGAAGTTTCAGGTTCAGGAAACTTTCTGCACCGttagcagagaagcagcagagagttGTAAGGGCCAGGAGGATGGTCTGCGCTCGACCGTCTCATCAGAGTGGCCGCTGCACTGAGCCAGAGCGGGTCCACGGCGGCTTTAAGACAGAAGCTTTTATTTGTATTCATCCAAGTGGAGAGAATGCAACATGTCAGGGCATTACAGACGCACCGCAGCGGCAGGACAGAGGGGGAGTCTACGGCAGAGTCCGACAGTCAGTGCGAGGAGCCACAGTGTGGGCGCTGGGGTGGCAGAGAGTCCCTTTGGATGAAGGCCAGGCGTCTCTGGGCGAGGCACTGGTGACAGTCCACACATGCAGGCTGCTGCTTCAACCACGCCGCAGGTTTAAAGTTCAGAGTCCTACATGTCATCATTGCCCCAGAGGGGAAGGACAATCCGTGGCGGCCGCGTTTGCCAATGTTTTTCAACATAATATACAACATAAAGTTATTGCCAAGAACTTTGCACTGCAAATTATACTATTTACACTTGCGTATTCAGAAAAAACAGTAAATAGGTATTTTAAATTGATATCTAAAAACTACCTTGGCCATCACCAGACTAGAGTGACCGTAAGCTACAGCCAGGAGTCCAATGTCATGTGTGTAACCGTGCAGTGGGAAAAGAGAAGTTTTCTACCCACAGCTACACTCGGCCTTCTCCGTGCCTCCTGCGTTCCCCACCCCGGGCTGAGGCTGAGCAGGGCCCCCCTACTCCTGCGTGAGGGAAGCCCCTTCTCGAACAGGCCTGGGCCTCGGTCTGGAACTGGCCGCTTCCTCCCCAGACCAGGCTACCCTTCCTACTCTGCTTGGAGTGGTAACGAGTCCAACAGGCCCCTCCGCGAATGCTACGCGGCGCGCAGACCAGCGTGTGGGGCTGTGGAGCAAACAGGCTGA